In Aspergillus oryzae RIB40 DNA, chromosome 6, one genomic interval encodes:
- a CDS encoding uncharacterized protein (predicted protein), whose amino-acid sequence MVWLHSEEAYMPSDIGEQLVHTTPMVNWKPIDKAPSATTLDNLDQFNNLGNTSVYLTSKEGIDADPQPSWFGGVKPDQDGRTQDAISSTIILRDHGDGTLDAFYFYFYAFNQGNTVLAMEFGDHIGDWEHNMIRFSEGVPQAIWYSQHASGQAFTYGATEKIGKRPIAYSGNGTHANYAISGKHDHTIPGFNLPDGLIVDHTDSGTLWDPILSAYVYSYDASKETFQAYDSGYPVNWLNFNGQWGDDALPGGPELFGQKKYVAGPNGPKFKKLVRDKVCPSSPCVVLPFRIWENQTLEEH is encoded by the exons ATGGTCTGGTTACATAGTGAGGAAGCATATATGCCCTCTGACATCGGGGAGCAGCTTGTACACACCACGCCGATGGTGAATTGGAAACCTATCGACAAGGCCCCGTCGGCGACGACTCTTGATAACCTTGACCAGTTTAATAACCTTGGCAACACGAGCGTTTATTTGACTTCAAAGGAAGGAATCGATGCTGACCCTCAGCCTTCATGGTTTGGAGGGGTTAAACCTGACCAAGACGGTCGAACGCAGGACGCAATCTCTTCAACCATCATTCTTCGTGACCACGGGGACGGGACCCTGGACGCTTTTTATTTCTACTTCTATGC TTTTAACCAGGGAAACACAGTTTTAGCAATGGAGTTCGGGGACCATATCGGAGACTG GGAGCATAATATGATACGGTTCTCGGAGGGTGTCCCACAAGCAATCTGGTACAGCCAGCATGCCTCGGGGCAGGCGTTTACGTATGGAGCAACGGAGAAAATCGGCAAGCGTCCGATTGCATATTCAGGGAACGGTACCCATGCTAATTATGCCATTTCTGG GAAACATGATCACACTATTCCCGGCTTCAACCTCCCTGATGGGCTGATTGTGGACCATACTGATTCTGGTACATTGTGGGACCCGATCCTGAGTGCCTATGTTTATAGCTATGATGCTTCTAAGGAAACATTCCAGGCCTATGACTCTGGGTACCCAGTCAACTGGTTGAATTTCAACGGCCAGTGGGGAGACGATGCGCTGCCGGGAGGGCCGGAACTGTTTGGACAGAAAAAGTACGTTGCGGGGCCGAATGGACCGAAATTCAAGAAACTGGTGAGGGACAAAGTGTGCCCGAGTAGCCCATGTGTCGTTCTTCCTTTCCGAATCTGGGAGAATCAGACGTTGGAAGAGCATTGA
- a CDS encoding GFA family protein (predicted protein), with protein METYNANCHCGAVRFSFSLAPLKTIKINRCNCSICTKNSYLLVYPLRKDVVFRRGEDQLAEYRFGNRTKPHKFCPNCGTSVLIDFKESQFEKEREMMAINGNCITRRRRL; from the exons ATGGAAACGTACAACGCCAACTGTCACTGTGGCGCCGTTcgattttccttctccctaGCACCGTTGAAGACCATCAAAATCAACCGATGCAATTGCTCCATCTGCACGAAGAATAGCTATCTCCTGGTGTATCCTCTTCGAAAGGATGTAGTCTTCCGTCGCGGAGAGGACCAGCTCGCGGAGTACCGATTCGGGAACAGAACAAAACCGCACAAGTTCTGCCCTAACTGCGGGACATCTGTGTTGATAGACTTTAAGGAGTCCCAgtttgaaaaggaaagagaaatgatgGCAATCAAT GGAAATTGCATcacgaggaggaggagactCTAA